One window of Sphingobacteriales bacterium genomic DNA carries:
- a CDS encoding DUF4397 domain-containing protein: MNKFFWIFALVFSVASTLFTTGCDDDDDDNEDPKARVMVIHASPDAPGVDVLVDDTKVNSTPLTFPNNSAYLDVMPGVRNVKVNVAGSNPVVTALNFNTPNLEAGKSYSAFAGNAVANIEPILFSDDLTVPAQGKAHVRFIHLSPDAPAVDIAVAGGGAVVFSNVAFKESSTFSPLDAGSYNLEVRVAGTQTVALTLPAITLEAGKIYTVFAKGFLAGTDAQALGAQIIVNN, translated from the coding sequence ATGAACAAGTTTTTTTGGATTTTTGCTTTAGTTTTCAGCGTAGCCAGCACTTTGTTTACTACCGGCTGCGATGACGATGACGATGACAATGAAGACCCCAAAGCAAGGGTAATGGTTATTCATGCCTCGCCCGATGCTCCCGGAGTAGATGTATTGGTTGATGACACTAAAGTAAACAGCACTCCCCTCACCTTTCCTAACAACAGCGCTTACTTAGACGTTATGCCCGGGGTACGTAATGTAAAGGTAAATGTAGCCGGTTCAAACCCTGTGGTTACTGCACTCAACTTTAACACGCCCAATTTGGAAGCCGGAAAAAGTTATTCTGCTTTTGCAGGCAACGCTGTTGCCAACATTGAGCCTATCTTATTTAGCGATGACCTAACGGTGCCGGCTCAGGGCAAAGCACATGTTCGTTTTATTCACCTAAGCCCCGATGCTCCTGCGGTAGATATAGCAGTAGCCGGCGGTGGAGCGGTTGTTTTTTCTAACGTAGCGTTTAAAGAATCTTCTACTTTTTCTCCGTTAGATGCCGGCTCCTATAATTTAGAAGTACGGGTTGCCGGTACGCAAACGGTCGCTCTTACTTTGCCTGCCATTACGCTTGAAGCGGGTAAAATTTACACTGTATTTGCCAAAGGTTTCTTAGCCGGTACCGATGCACAGGCACTGGGCGCACAAATTATTGTAAACAACTAA
- a CDS encoding restriction endonuclease subunit S yields the protein MKKGDTLSLPKGWEIRKLGEVAEYFNGLTYSPKDVSDNGTIVLRSSNIQNDELDFSDIVRVNVDIKEKLFLKEGDILMCSRNGSQRLVGKTAPILNLPKPMTFGTFMMIIRSEFSPYLLWFFKTDEFKKQISGGENTMINQVTRYMLDEIKIPLPPRENASGNL from the coding sequence ATGAAGAAAGGTGATACACTGAGCCTGCCGAAGGGTTGGGAAATAAGGAAGTTGGGGGAAGTAGCTGAATACTTTAATGGATTAACATACTCGCCAAAAGATGTCAGCGATAATGGAACAATTGTATTGCGTTCCTCTAACATACAAAATGATGAATTAGATTTTTCAGATATAGTTAGAGTAAATGTTGATATAAAAGAAAAATTGTTTTTAAAAGAAGGTGACATTTTGATGTGTAGTCGAAATGGAAGTCAACGGCTTGTTGGTAAAACTGCTCCAATTTTGAATTTACCAAAGCCGATGACTTTTGGCACTTTTATGATGATAATTAGAAGTGAGTTTTCACCTTACTTATTATGGTTTTTCAAAACTGACGAATTTAAAAAACAGATTAGCGGTGGCGAAAATACAATGATTAATCAGGTAACAAGATATATGCTTGATGAAATCAAAATCCCCCTTCCCCCCAGGGAAAACGCATCAGGAAATCTTTAA
- a CDS encoding T9SS type A sorting domain-containing protein — translation MLKKLLCCLTVFTYTLSYAQNIPNPSFENWIQYGGYKDPEGWFTINALTILGGSATALQATGADAHSGSSAIRLRSIAIFGQVAPGIAATGTINPTTQSVEGGFAFDQRPVFLSGWYQYAPAGMDTASIGISLTRWNVQTQTTEVVGEGGISEASTVNEYTRFWIPIIYFSSEIPDTASIVLLSSAGENGVANSTLLIDDLSFENDFPVSSSSTANPSTQVALYPMPAGNSCFLDNPTGQFTKLEIYNLTGQRTATIALTEGTNNIDISTLKDGIYTYRVSHQNGTLATTGKLSILR, via the coding sequence ATGCTCAAAAAATTACTTTGCTGTTTGACGGTCTTTACCTACACACTATCTTATGCACAAAACATCCCCAATCCGAGTTTTGAAAATTGGATTCAATACGGGGGATACAAAGACCCTGAGGGATGGTTTACAATCAACGCTTTAACCATCTTAGGCGGCAGTGCTACCGCCTTGCAAGCAACAGGTGCCGATGCCCATTCCGGCTCTTCGGCCATACGCCTGCGCTCTATTGCCATCTTTGGCCAAGTCGCTCCGGGTATTGCCGCTACCGGAACTATCAACCCCACCACTCAATCGGTTGAGGGCGGGTTTGCCTTCGATCAACGTCCTGTGTTTTTGAGTGGTTGGTATCAATACGCTCCTGCCGGAATGGATACGGCCTCTATCGGAATTAGCCTGACCCGTTGGAATGTGCAAACACAAACAACCGAAGTCGTAGGAGAAGGAGGCATTTCAGAAGCATCAACCGTAAATGAATACACCCGTTTTTGGATACCCATCATCTACTTTAGCAGCGAAATACCCGATACCGCTTCCATTGTTCTGTTGAGCAGTGCAGGAGAGAACGGGGTGGCAAACAGCACCTTACTCATAGACGACCTATCGTTTGAAAACGATTTTCCGGTAAGCAGTTCATCAACAGCCAACCCATCTACACAAGTCGCTTTATACCCAATGCCCGCCGGTAATTCCTGTTTTCTCGACAATCCCACGGGGCAATTTACCAAACTCGAAATTTACAACCTGACCGGACAACGGACAGCAACCATAGCTTTGACCGAAGGCACCAACAACATAGATATTTCAACCCTAAAGGATGGGATTTATACCTACAGGGTTAGCCATCAAAACGGAACACTTGCTACTACCGGTAAATTGTCAATACTGCGTTGA
- a CDS encoding SAM-dependent DNA methyltransferase, which translates to MYEQTFKNIDDILHKDAGCGSELDYVEQTSWILFLKYLDDLEKDRATAAELTGKTYTPIIDQEFQWTVWATPKGKDGKFDHHQALTGDDLTDFVNGKLFNYLKKFKQSAESADTIEYKIGEIFSELKNRIQSGYNLREVINLIDQLRFRTHAEKHEMSHLYEDKIKNMGNAGRNGGEYYTPRPLITTIVKVVAPNIGDKIYDGACGSAGFLCEAFNYLKNSKHLAANGSVPHVLPVPHTNTGLSTKETEILQKRTFYGKEKKSLAYIIGIMNMILHGIEAPNIIHTNTLAENLADIQEKDRYDVVLANPPFGGKERAEVQQNFPIKTGETASLFLQHFIKILKAGGKAGVVIKNTFLSNTDNATVAIRKTLLENCNLHTVLDLPGGTFTGAGVKTVVLFFEKGKPTQKVWFYQLNLDRNLGKTNPLNEADLAEFVELQKTKADSPNSWSVDVSHWLTNSSPKSQDTTTTYDLSVKNPNKKEETALRQPQAILEEMKALDEESAEILNSILELI; encoded by the coding sequence ATGTACGAGCAGACCTTTAAAAACATTGACGACATCCTTCACAAAGACGCAGGCTGCGGCAGTGAATTGGACTATGTGGAGCAAACCTCTTGGATTTTGTTCCTTAAATATTTGGACGATTTAGAGAAAGACCGCGCCACCGCAGCAGAATTGACAGGCAAGACATATACGCCTATCATTGATCAGGAATTTCAATGGACAGTTTGGGCAACTCCAAAAGGTAAAGACGGCAAATTTGACCACCACCAAGCCCTGACAGGTGACGACCTCACCGACTTTGTAAACGGCAAACTCTTTAACTACCTCAAAAAGTTTAAGCAAAGCGCCGAAAGTGCCGACACCATTGAATACAAGATTGGCGAAATTTTCAGCGAACTGAAAAACCGCATACAAAGCGGCTACAACTTACGGGAAGTCATCAACCTTATTGACCAGTTGCGTTTTCGCACCCACGCAGAAAAGCACGAAATGAGTCACTTGTATGAAGACAAAATCAAAAATATGGGCAACGCAGGGCGAAACGGTGGCGAATACTACACGCCTCGTCCGCTCATTACGACCATTGTAAAAGTGGTTGCCCCAAATATTGGCGACAAAATTTATGACGGTGCCTGTGGTTCTGCGGGCTTCTTATGCGAAGCATTCAACTACCTAAAAAACTCCAAACATCTCGCTGCCAACGGCAGCGTCCCCCACGTCCTACCTGTCCCCCACACAAACACAGGACTAAGCACCAAAGAAACCGAGATACTGCAAAAACGCACCTTCTACGGCAAAGAGAAAAAATCATTGGCCTATATCATCGGCATAATGAATATGATTTTGCACGGGATAGAGGCTCCCAATATTATACACACCAACACGCTTGCCGAAAACCTTGCCGACATACAGGAAAAAGACCGCTATGATGTGGTGCTTGCCAATCCGCCTTTTGGTGGAAAGGAACGTGCCGAAGTGCAACAAAACTTCCCGATTAAAACAGGCGAAACCGCTTCGCTCTTTTTGCAGCACTTCATTAAAATACTGAAAGCTGGCGGCAAGGCAGGTGTGGTTATTAAAAACACATTTCTGAGCAATACAGACAATGCCACCGTTGCCATACGCAAAACCTTGTTGGAAAACTGCAACCTGCATACCGTGTTGGATTTGCCGGGTGGCACCTTTACCGGTGCAGGGGTAAAAACCGTTGTCCTGTTTTTTGAAAAAGGCAAACCCACACAAAAGGTTTGGTTTTACCAGTTGAACCTCGACCGCAATCTGGGCAAGACCAACCCACTCAACGAAGCAGACCTTGCCGAGTTCGTAGAACTCCAGAAAACAAAAGCCGACAGCCCCAACTCCTGGTCAGTTGATGTCAGTCATTGGCTAACAAACTCGTCCCCCAAGTCCCAAGACACAACCACCACCTACGACCTCAGCGTAAAGAACCCAAACAAAAAAGAAGAAACCGCACTACGCCAACCGCAAGCCATATTGGAAGAAATGAAAGCATTGGATGAAGAAAGTGCCGAAATCCTTAACTCAATTTTGGAACTGATATGA
- a CDS encoding T9SS type A sorting domain-containing protein → MKNIIASIILIACCYQYILAQLVYFNQVYQADSISMGSVSVKPVENGYLVVGDFNGSGGYSATYLRKINLFGETEWVKILDGAVQTSSIIFGNSMIRTGENQNIVVFTKGESAVNKDFALIQFDDTGTILQNHVYSSPDDLDGNAQIIATQDNGYLIAGWSSNQVTGTGSKYFMMKLDAGFNKIWSAVYGTWATIIHAEQTQDGGFVLSGYRYSNSTGYDMYVVKTDSTGTLQWQKNYGTNEDDGGCYVFQLSDGNLMLLGLIKSEIPDKKGLYVAKLSVSNGAIIGQAKTYFKNNSYSPQTYNYSPETDIVRVLTIGYNPPPKWEIAITAISEEGDILWETPISSGLAANKDYIRDIEPTPDGGYVLAGFNYASPASSWVLKTDSLGHGCSPAPCYGIEYPIGINPVSLTEPISPTQVYPNPAKGSTTITYSLPPQLPFGVLELYDLQGQKVRYQVLPAGGSPFTQTLDLSGLPSGMYVWRLAFPGGYERYEVDGKLVVD, encoded by the coding sequence ATGAAAAATATAATTGCCTCAATCATACTCATCGCTTGTTGTTACCAATATATACTAGCCCAATTAGTTTATTTTAACCAGGTCTATCAGGCAGACAGTATAAGCATGGGGTCTGTATCTGTCAAGCCTGTAGAAAACGGCTATTTAGTCGTTGGAGATTTTAACGGATCCGGCGGATATTCAGCCACTTATTTGCGCAAAATCAATCTGTTTGGGGAAACGGAATGGGTGAAAATATTGGACGGGGCGGTGCAAACCAGCTCAATTATATTTGGCAACTCTATGATTAGAACGGGTGAAAATCAAAACATTGTGGTTTTTACGAAAGGAGAGAGTGCCGTCAATAAAGATTTTGCTTTAATTCAATTTGACGATACAGGAACGATACTTCAAAACCATGTTTATAGCAGTCCCGATGATTTGGATGGTAACGCACAAATCATCGCAACGCAAGATAATGGATATTTGATTGCCGGATGGTCGTCAAATCAGGTAACGGGTACAGGAAGCAAGTATTTTATGATGAAATTGGATGCCGGTTTTAATAAGATATGGAGTGCCGTTTACGGCACTTGGGCCACCATTATTCATGCTGAACAGACACAGGACGGGGGTTTTGTTTTATCGGGCTACCGGTACAGCAACAGCACCGGCTACGACATGTATGTGGTCAAAACAGACAGCACCGGCACGCTGCAATGGCAAAAAAACTATGGCACCAACGAAGACGACGGCGGGTGCTATGTTTTTCAGTTATCCGATGGAAATTTAATGTTGCTGGGATTAATTAAAAGCGAAATTCCCGATAAAAAGGGGTTGTATGTAGCCAAACTTAGTGTTTCAAACGGAGCAATCATCGGACAAGCCAAAACGTACTTCAAGAATAATTCTTATAGTCCACAGACATATAACTACTCTCCCGAAACAGATATCGTTAGAGTTCTTACCATAGGCTATAATCCGCCCCCTAAATGGGAAATTGCCATTACAGCCATCTCTGAGGAGGGCGATATACTTTGGGAAACTCCCATCAGCAGCGGGTTAGCGGCTAATAAGGATTATATCAGGGATATAGAGCCTACGCCCGATGGCGGATATGTTTTGGCAGGCTTCAACTATGCTTCTCCCGCAAGCAGTTGGGTACTAAAAACAGATAGTCTTGGTCATGGCTGTAGTCCCGCCCCCTGTTACGGCATAGAATATCCCATAGGTATCAATCCGGTTTCTTTAACCGAACCCATATCGCCGACACAGGTATATCCCAACCCCGCCAAAGGCAGTACAACAATCACCTATTCCCTCCCCCCGCAGTTGCCCTTTGGGGTATTGGAGTTGTACGACTTGCAGGGGCAAAAGGTGCGGTATCAGGTGTTGCCGGCGGGTGGCTCACCTTTTACGCAGACACTCGATTTATCGGGGTTGCCTTCGGGCATGTATGTATGGCGGTTGGCATTTCCGGGCGGGTATGAGCGGTACGAGGTGGATGGGAAGTTGGTGGTGGATTAG
- a CDS encoding transposase, translated as MQLQKSKSNRQKHFGKALLHSKYRDDSERACRITREHWGIENKLHWVLDAVMGEDKSKKRAGNTGANFSVLQKIALNIIKNHDDPKANTKRKFRKCLFSDAYLESTLKIS; from the coding sequence ATGCAGCTTCAGAAAAGTAAAAGCAACCGGCAAAAGCACTTCGGAAAAGCGTTATTACATAGCAAGTATAGAGATGATTCCGAGCGGGCATGCAGGATAACACGAGAACATTGGGGGATAGAAAACAAACTGCATTGGGTTTTAGATGCCGTTATGGGAGAGGATAAGAGTAAAAAACGTGCCGGAAATACCGGTGCCAATTTTTCTGTTCTACAAAAAATAGCTCTCAACATCATTAAAAATCACGATGACCCAAAAGCCAACACAAAACGAAAATTCAGAAAATGCCTGTTTAGTGATGCATATCTCGAAAGCACATTAAAGATTTCCTGA
- a CDS encoding T9SS type A sorting domain-containing protein — protein sequence MDKVILVFLSCFTLVATVLPVKAQTPEDTYLTVYNLLATRCGGCHGGTSPDGLLNLTASPEVVYNNLVYANPVNPVALGKGHKRVSPGYPGRSFLMRKLNQGLDPQNNPTAGEGGTMPPFPNPALNNEEKELVRQWILMGAPQTGYVADLQLIHDFYNGDGLLGVPEPLAPPPAGEGFQIYIGRYFIPPFTEAENFIKYDPQFSSAVEIHKIGVSTVPQNHHFVIYKYYPGQAQFFPEGVRDTSFSSHGSADIAVGVAPQVNEINLPQGTAYRWEQSTILDFNYHVVNSSYFVLGVDAYVNFYTQPVGTAPKVMYSRFFPNFDMSVPWDNTDHTIEALCQDEAETNYWLIWILYSHTHRYGKDYDLFLRNPDGSAGEQIYEGFYNFDYTFNQGYYSWGVEAPQRMFDTLIQVDPRLGIIQRAVYNNYAGPDPIGFGLTSLDEMMVAGFQFAYGDPLPPLTGIAEPVAPNANQLQFYPNPTDRSATLQMPDVYSDRPVTLYFYNLSGKLLHQVTADAGQKNVAIEKGNLPPGLYIFKAFSDTDFIGSGKLLIH from the coding sequence ATGGACAAAGTTATACTTGTTTTTCTTTCTTGTTTCACATTAGTTGCAACTGTGCTGCCTGTAAAAGCACAAACGCCCGAAGATACCTACCTGACAGTTTACAATTTGTTGGCGACCCGGTGCGGAGGTTGTCATGGAGGAACATCTCCCGATGGATTGCTCAATCTTACTGCCAGCCCCGAAGTGGTTTATAATAATCTGGTCTATGCCAATCCGGTCAATCCCGTTGCATTGGGAAAAGGGCATAAGCGAGTTTCTCCCGGTTATCCGGGCAGAAGTTTTTTAATGCGCAAACTAAACCAAGGTTTAGACCCTCAAAACAATCCCACAGCGGGCGAAGGCGGCACGATGCCTCCGTTTCCAAACCCGGCATTAAACAATGAAGAAAAAGAATTAGTCCGCCAATGGATATTAATGGGCGCGCCACAAACAGGCTATGTTGCCGACTTGCAGCTTATCCACGATTTTTACAATGGCGATGGCCTTTTGGGAGTACCCGAACCGCTTGCCCCACCACCGGCAGGCGAGGGTTTTCAGATTTATATAGGTCGTTATTTTATCCCTCCATTTACCGAAGCCGAAAACTTTATTAAATACGACCCCCAATTTTCTTCGGCAGTTGAAATTCATAAAATAGGGGTGTCAACGGTTCCTCAAAACCATCATTTTGTGATTTACAAATATTACCCCGGACAGGCGCAGTTCTTTCCTGAGGGCGTGCGCGATACCAGTTTTTCCTCTCACGGAAGTGCAGATATTGCAGTGGGCGTAGCACCGCAGGTGAACGAAATCAATCTGCCGCAAGGAACGGCTTATCGTTGGGAACAGAGCACCATTTTAGATTTTAATTATCATGTGGTAAACTCCAGCTACTTTGTTCTGGGAGTAGATGCCTATGTGAACTTTTACACCCAGCCGGTAGGTACTGCTCCCAAGGTGATGTATAGCCGCTTTTTCCCTAATTTTGACATGTCTGTTCCTTGGGACAATACCGACCACACCATTGAAGCATTATGCCAGGATGAGGCGGAAACCAATTATTGGTTGATTTGGATATTGTATTCACATACCCACCGCTACGGCAAAGACTACGATCTGTTTTTGCGCAACCCCGATGGTAGCGCGGGCGAGCAGATTTACGAAGGCTTTTACAACTTCGATTATACTTTTAACCAAGGCTATTATAGTTGGGGAGTAGAAGCCCCACAGCGAATGTTCGACACGTTGATTCAAGTAGATCCCCGATTGGGCATTATTCAGCGGGCGGTCTATAACAATTATGCCGGACCTGACCCTATAGGGTTTGGCTTAACCTCGCTCGATGAAATGATGGTAGCGGGTTTTCAGTTTGCTTATGGCGATCCGCTCCCTCCATTAACAGGCATCGCCGAACCGGTTGCTCCTAACGCGAATCAGTTGCAGTTTTACCCCAACCCGACAGATCGGAGCGCTACCTTACAAATGCCCGATGTTTATTCAGACCGACCGGTTACACTCTACTTTTATAATTTGAGCGGCAAACTGCTACATCAGGTAACAGCCGATGCAGGGCAAAAAAACGTTGCCATCGAAAAAGGCAACCTGCCGCCGGGTTTGTATATCTTTAAAGCATTTTCGGATACCGACTTTATCGGGTCGGGTAAATTATTGATACATTAG
- a CDS encoding T9SS type A sorting domain-containing protein, with translation MVRTILPALALMMPHPAKQLTATYESEMKPNSAWIYLQQISDDDTENIDFVTLYLEMLSGIQPPAGTGKTKEKQEILLRNMANNTGCSQSVLAQSLIAKHYAEPFDKTPMVPPQLRLNATFPVSGIHLYPNPAKNEVQLFLTIPEMLNGTKLYVSDMSGRLIDQLTVNQAQFTLQTTNYPNGFYLLYVKTTSGKVYTQKLAVIH, from the coding sequence ATGGTTCGGACGATATTACCCGCTCTTGCGTTAATGATGCCACATCCTGCCAAACAGCTGACCGCCACCTACGAAAGCGAAATGAAACCGAACAGCGCATGGATATACCTGCAGCAGATATCGGACGACGACACCGAAAACATTGATTTTGTAACCCTGTATCTGGAGATGTTAAGCGGCATTCAACCTCCTGCCGGCACGGGCAAAACAAAGGAAAAACAAGAAATCCTGCTCCGGAACATGGCAAACAATACGGGCTGTTCTCAGAGTGTGCTGGCACAAAGCCTAATAGCAAAACATTATGCAGAGCCTTTTGACAAAACGCCTATGGTGCCGCCGCAACTTAGATTAAATGCAACTTTTCCGGTTTCCGGCATACATTTATATCCCAACCCCGCCAAAAATGAAGTACAGTTATTCCTGACGATACCGGAAATGCTTAATGGCACAAAACTATATGTTTCAGACATGAGCGGCAGACTAATAGACCAATTGACAGTAAACCAAGCTCAATTTACGCTCCAAACAACAAACTACCCTAACGGTTTTTACTTGCTATACGTTAAAACAACAAGCGGAAAAGTTTATACCCAAAAATTAGCGGTCATACACTAA